The following DNA comes from Mycolicibacterium aromaticivorans JS19b1 = JCM 16368.
AACCGTACTCCACCGCTGGTGTTTTCTGTCGGTACCCGGTGGTTGCATTGGAGGCGGCCGATGAGTTTTCCCCGGCCGCAATGTCTACATCGGTGGCGGCCGGCCGGCCGCTTCACACCACAGGAGGCTTCTATGACGATCGAGATCCAACCTGCGCTGTCCCCGCACCTGGTCGTCGACGACGCGCCCGCGGCGATCGACTTCTACATCAAGGCGTTCGGCGCCACCGAGATCGGCCGGGTGCCCCGGCCGGACGGGAAACTGATCCACGCCGCGCTACAGATCAACGGCGCCATGATCATGCTCAACGACGATTTTCCGGAGGCGTCCGGCGGCAAGTCGATGACACCGCCTGCGCTGGGCGGCACCCCGGTGACCATCCATCTGACCGTCACCGACGTGGACCAGAAATTCCAGCAGGCGCTGGATGCCGGCGCCACCGTCGTGATGCCGCTGGACGACCAGTTCTGGGGCGATCGCTACGGCATGGTGCGGGATCCGTTCGGGCATCAGTGGTCGCTGGGACAGCCGGTGCGTGAGGTCAGTTACGACGAGATCCAGCGGGCGATGAGCCAGGCATGATGTAGGCGTGACCCAGGCTCGTCGCAAGATCCTCTACATCGACCTCGACAACACGATGGTCGACTTCGGCCATCGGATCGAGGGCCTCGATCCTGTCGTGGTGGACAAGTACCGGGGCCGGATGGATGAGGCGCCGGGCATCTTCGCCTTGATGCGTTCGATGCCCGGCGCGATCGAGGCGTTCACCGAACTGTCGACGCTGTTCGACACCTACCTGCTGTCCACCGCGCCGTGGCGCAACCCGTCGGGTTGGCAACACAAGATCGAATGGGTGCACGAACACCTTGGCGCCGAGGAGGATTCACCGGCGTACAAGCGGCTGATCCTCACCCACCACAAGGACCTCAACCGCGGCGACTTCCTCGTCGACGACCGGCCCAACAATGGTGCCGAGCGCTTCGAGGGCGAGTGGATCCGGTACGGCTCCGACCGGTTCCCGGACTGGGCCGCCGTGCTGAAATATCTGCGCGGGCAGGCCTAACGCAACAGCCCGGCGAGGAGCCGCCTGGCCAGCGGCGGCTCCGGCGCCGCGGCAGCCACCGCGACCATCTCGGACACGTCGGTGAACTTCACTCGCACCCGCCCCTCGGCGTCGCCGCGGGCCGTCTCGGCCGCGTCGATCGCACGCCAGCCGCGGGCGTCGACCACATCGGGTTGACGAGAGCGAACCAGCTTGTCCAGCAACGCCGGTCGCGCATCGGGGTCGCCGAGCAAGCCGGCGTTGAAGTCGTCCACCAGATTCGAGACAGTTTGCATGGAACAGGATTTGTTGGTGCCGATGAAACCGGTCGGTCCGCGTTTGATCCAGCCCGCGACGTAGGCGCCGGCGATGGGCGTGCCCGTGACGGGATCGATAACGCGCCCGTCCCGGTTGGGGACGACCGCGGCCGACTCGTCGAACGGCAGGCCGGCGATCGGGGCGCCGCGGTATCCGATCGAGGTGAGCAGCAAACCGGCCTCGAACTGCACCGGGTCTTCGGTTCCGGTGCAACGGAATTCGATACCGTCGACCCGTTCGGTGCCGAGCACCCGGTGCGGCGTCAGCCGGTAGGCCAGCCGGATGCGCCTACGGTCGATGCGGTCGGACGCGACAGGCAGTTTGGCCAAGATCTCGAGTTTGGCAGCAGTGACCGCATCGGTGGCGGTGGCCAGGTCCTCCTGCACCAGCGCGTGGTCGTCGGCGTCGAGGACGACCTCGGCCGTCGACGTCAGCCCGATCAGCTCCGGCAGGGTGAACGCCGAGTCGACCGGACGCCGCCGCGCCGCGATGACGACCTCGCGCACGCCCGAGCTTCGCAGGGCACTCAACGCGGCGTTCGAGATGTCGGTGCGGGCCAACTCATCGGGGTCGGCAGTCAGGATCCGCGCGACGTCGAGTGCCACATTGCCGTTGCCGATCACCACCACCCGTTCGTGGCCCAGGTCGACGGGCAGCCCGGCGAAATCCGGGTGGCCGTTGATCCAGGCCACCGTCTCGGTGGCGGTGCGCGCCCCGGGCAGCTCCATGCCGGGGATGTCGAGCCTGCGGTCGTGCGGGGCGCCGACGGTGTAGAGCACCGCGTGGTGGTGCTGCAGCAACTCCTCGTGGTGGACATGGTGTCCCACTTCGACATTCAGGTAGAACGTGAAGCGCGGGTGACTGCTGATCCGCTCGAAGAGTCGCGTCACTCCCTTGGTGTGCTGGTGATCGGGAGCGACGCCGGCACGAACGAGGCCGAACGGAGTGGGCAGTTTGTCGAAGACGTTGACCCGCACACCTTTCTGCGTCAGTAGCTCATCGGCGGCGTAGATGCCCGCGGGCCCGGACCCGACGACGGCCACCGTCAGATCCCCACCGGCACGACGCACTTGCGGCGCGGGCAGCACCGGGGCGAGCTTGGAGGTCGGCGGCAACTTCACCCCAGCGGGCCGCTCAGGGTAGAACGCCGCGTTGAGTTCGACGAACGGCAGCTGCTGCTCGGTCAGTTTGCTGTCCGGCGCGATCGCACCGACCGGGCAGGCGCTGACACATGCGCCGCAGTCCACGCATGCCACCGGATCGATGTAGAGCATCTCGGCGGTCGCGAAGCC
Coding sequences within:
- a CDS encoding VOC family protein produces the protein MTIEIQPALSPHLVVDDAPAAIDFYIKAFGATEIGRVPRPDGKLIHAALQINGAMIMLNDDFPEASGGKSMTPPALGGTPVTIHLTVTDVDQKFQQALDAGATVVMPLDDQFWGDRYGMVRDPFGHQWSLGQPVREVSYDEIQRAMSQA
- a CDS encoding 5' nucleotidase, NT5C type, whose translation is MTQARRKILYIDLDNTMVDFGHRIEGLDPVVVDKYRGRMDEAPGIFALMRSMPGAIEAFTELSTLFDTYLLSTAPWRNPSGWQHKIEWVHEHLGAEEDSPAYKRLILTHHKDLNRGDFLVDDRPNNGAERFEGEWIRYGSDRFPDWAAVLKYLRGQA
- a CDS encoding FAD-dependent oxidoreductase, whose amino-acid sequence is MPHVITQSCCSDGSCVYACPVNCIHPSPDEPGFATAEMLYIDPVACVDCGACVSACPVGAIAPDSKLTEQQLPFVELNAAFYPERPAGVKLPPTSKLAPVLPAPQVRRAGGDLTVAVVGSGPAGIYAADELLTQKGVRVNVFDKLPTPFGLVRAGVAPDHQHTKGVTRLFERISSHPRFTFYLNVEVGHHVHHEELLQHHHAVLYTVGAPHDRRLDIPGMELPGARTATETVAWINGHPDFAGLPVDLGHERVVVIGNGNVALDVARILTADPDELARTDISNAALSALRSSGVREVVIAARRRPVDSAFTLPELIGLTSTAEVVLDADDHALVQEDLATATDAVTAAKLEILAKLPVASDRIDRRRIRLAYRLTPHRVLGTERVDGIEFRCTGTEDPVQFEAGLLLTSIGYRGAPIAGLPFDESAAVVPNRDGRVIDPVTGTPIAGAYVAGWIKRGPTGFIGTNKSCSMQTVSNLVDDFNAGLLGDPDARPALLDKLVRSRQPDVVDARGWRAIDAAETARGDAEGRVRVKFTDVSEMVAVAAAAPEPPLARRLLAGLLR